A genomic region of Chitinimonas arctica contains the following coding sequences:
- a CDS encoding calcium-binding protein: protein MADTLSFTGLESQFSQAITARGQQGLIDLVEFVSAYGYDRLADLGWDASGFLLGQIRKAPELAAFSAELSSWTVRLAGATEHNLSGSSRSDLLVGTRDADTLYGRNGNDLLLGGNGNDQIMGENGADTLDGGTGNDHLNGGNGADTYLFGKASGQDVINNNDSDAAGTQPDTILLGAGIVPAGVTLTRSGDSLFLSLNGSDDRLEVQSYFNQDGNSAYALDRIKFADGTSWDVATIKRMVLQSTDGNDTLTGYAGNDTLVGGDGNDTLNGMAGDDQLSGNSGADNLQGGDGNDTAEGGVGADLLYGGSGNDVLRGNEHNDNLQGDAGNDTLEGGSGNDHLNGGAGADTYRFDIGGGQDVIGNHDSDAFGTQIDTLRMGEGISPAGVTLTRGGDSLFVSVNGSDDRVEVQSYFNQDGGGSYVLDKIAFADGTSWDIATVKRMVLLSTDGNDTLAGYSGNDTIAGGDGNDGINGMAGDDQLDGGVGADTLQGGEGNDAEQGGAGADMLYGGIGNDLLLGNEHNDNLQGDAGNDTLDGGSGNDNLNGGAGADTYRFGLGAGQDTVNNHDSDAFGTQPDTIELGAGITPAGVTLTRSGDNLILSLNGSDDRLEVQSYFNQDAAGPYAVDKIKFADGSSWDIATVKTMVLQSTVGNDTLAGYIGNDAITGDDGNDSINGMAGNDALNGNSGADTLQGGEGDDTVKGWSGADQLYGGNGNDLLSGDEHNDNLQGDAGQDTLDGGSGNDNLNGGAGADTYRFGLGGGQDSINNHDSDTIGTLLDTIELGAGITPAGVTLTRSGDSLVLSLNGSDDRLEVQSYFNQDAAGPYAVDKIKFADGSSWDIATVKTLVLQSTAGNDTLTAYAGSDTLAGGDGNDSINGMAGDDRLDGGSGADTLQGGEGNDVDQGGTGADQLYGGNGNDVLSGNEHNDNLQGDAGNDTLDGGSGNDNLNGGAGADIYRFGLGSGQDSLGNHDSDAVGTQADTIELGAGITPAGVTLTRSGDNLIISLNGSDDRLEVQSYFNQDGNAVYAVDNIKFADGANWDIATVKRMVLQSTEGNDTMIGYAGNDSIAGGDGSDALNGMAGDDQLDGGVGADTLQGGEGNDTEQGGAGADQVSGGAGNDLLRGNEHNDNLQGDAGNDTLDGGSGNDNLNGGAGADIYRFGLGSGQDSLGNHDSDAVGTQADTIELGAGITPAGVTLTRSGDNLIISLNGSDDRLEVQSYFNQDGNAVYAVDNIKFADGTNWDIATVKRMVLQSTEGNDTLIGYAGNDSIAGGDGNDTLNGMAGDDQLDGGVGADTLQGGEGNDTEQGGAGADQVSGGNGNDLLRGNEHNDNLQGEAGNDTLDGGSGNDNLTGGNGADTYLFGKGSGQDSLNNHDSDAIGTQADTVLLGSDITPAGVTLTRTGDTLVISLNGTDDKLEVANYFNADGASAYRVDLIKFADGTSWDYATTKSKVVPVTPAASITISGTAANELLNGGLGNDTLYGQVGNDTLDGGAGNDHLDGGAGNDTFLFGRGAGKDVVNAHDSTVGKLDTVVLGAGILATDILLVREGDALVLGIKGTSDSLRVNNYFNQDAAGGYQVDRIKFADGSSWDVAAVKAKVLEASSENDTLYGYAGNDALNGLAGDDQISGKAGNDTLDGGSGEDRLNGEDGDDQLLGGSQNDTLDGGNGNDQLLGQIGNDTLYGQAGSDTLDGGAGNDQLDGGAGNDTFLFGRGAGKDVLNAYDSIVGKLDTIELGSGITAADIQLVREGDVLVLSIKGTSDSLRVNNYFNQDAAGGYQVDRIKFADGSSWDVAAVKAKVLLASSENDTLYGYAGNDALNGLAGDDQIAGKAGNDTLDGGSGEDRLNGEDGDDQLLGGSQNDTLDGGNGNDQLLGQVGNDTLSGQAGNDTLDGGAGNDQLDGGAGNDTFLFGRGAGKDVVNAHDSTVGKLDTVVLGAGILATDILLVREGDALVLGIKGTSDSLRVNNYFNQDAAGGYQVDRIKFADGSSWDVAAVKAKVLEASSENDTLYGYAGNDALNGLAGDDQISGKAGNDTLDGGSGEDRLNGEDGDDQLLGGSQNDTLDGGNGNDQLLGQIGNDTLYGQAGSDTLDGGAGNDQLDGGAGNDTFLFGRGAGKDVLNAYDSIVGKLDTIELGSGITTADIQLVREGDVLVLSIKGTSDSLRVNNYFNQDAAGGYQVDRIKFADGSSWDVAAVKAKVLLASSENDSLYGYAGNDALAGLAGDDQIAGKAGNDTLDGGSGEDRLNGEDGDDQLLGGSQNDTLDGGNGNDQLLGQVGNDTLSGQAGNDTLDGGAGNDQMDGGAGNDTFLFGRGAGKDVVNAHDSTVGKLDTVVLGAGILATDILLVREGDALVLGIKGTSDSLRVNNYFNQDAAGGYQVDRIKFADGSSWDVAAVKAKVLEASSENDTLYGYAGNDALNGLAGDDQISGKAGNDTLDGGSGEDRLNGEDGDDRLLGGSQNDTLDGGNGHDQLLGQIGNDTLSGQAGNDTLDGGAGNDQLDGGAGNDTFLFGRGAGKDVVNAYDNTAGKLDTIELGSGIAAADIQLVREGDVLVLSIKGTSDSLRVNSYFNQDAAGGYQVDRIKFADGSSWDVAAVKAKVLLASSENDTLYGYAGNDALNGLAGDDQISGKAGNDTLDGGSGEDRLNGEDGDDQLLGGSQNDTLDGGNGHDLLQGQIGNDTLSGQAGNDTLDGGAGNDQLDGGAGNDTYLFGKGANADALTNYDSTGLDNDKVVIGAGVRADQVWLQRVGNDLQLMLIETNDKLNLRNWYSGSAYHVDSIELASGQRLLESQVDAMVSAMAAFAPPAPGESALLPEYQAVLNPLIAVNWK, encoded by the coding sequence ATGGCGGATACCCTCAGCTTTACCGGTCTCGAAAGCCAGTTCAGCCAGGCCATTACCGCCCGGGGCCAGCAGGGTCTCATCGACCTGGTCGAATTCGTCAGTGCTTATGGCTACGATAGGCTGGCCGACCTGGGCTGGGATGCAAGCGGTTTCCTGCTCGGCCAAATAAGAAAGGCGCCCGAACTGGCTGCCTTCTCGGCGGAGCTGAGCAGCTGGACGGTACGCCTGGCCGGCGCCACCGAGCACAATCTCAGCGGTTCTTCACGCTCGGACCTGCTGGTCGGTACCCGTGATGCCGATACCCTGTATGGCCGGAACGGTAACGATCTTTTGCTGGGGGGCAACGGCAACGACCAGATCATGGGCGAGAACGGCGCCGATACGCTGGACGGCGGCACCGGGAACGACCACCTCAACGGCGGCAACGGTGCCGATACTTATCTGTTCGGCAAAGCCTCCGGCCAGGATGTGATCAACAATAACGACAGCGATGCGGCCGGTACCCAGCCCGACACCATCCTGCTGGGTGCGGGCATCGTCCCGGCCGGCGTGACCCTGACCCGTAGCGGCGACAGCCTCTTCCTCAGCCTGAACGGCAGCGACGACCGGCTGGAAGTACAGAGCTATTTCAACCAGGATGGCAATTCCGCCTACGCCTTGGATCGGATCAAGTTCGCCGACGGTACCAGCTGGGATGTCGCCACCATCAAGCGCATGGTGCTGCAGTCCACCGACGGCAACGACACGCTGACCGGCTATGCCGGCAACGACACCCTCGTCGGCGGCGACGGCAATGACACCCTCAATGGCATGGCCGGCGATGACCAGCTCAGCGGCAATAGCGGCGCCGACAACTTGCAGGGCGGCGACGGCAACGATACCGCCGAGGGCGGCGTGGGTGCCGACCTGCTGTATGGCGGCAGCGGTAACGATGTTCTGCGGGGCAACGAGCACAACGACAATCTGCAGGGCGATGCCGGCAATGACACGCTCGAGGGTGGCAGCGGCAACGACCACCTCAACGGCGGTGCGGGCGCCGATACCTATCGCTTCGATATCGGCGGTGGCCAGGACGTGATCGGCAACCACGATAGCGACGCCTTCGGTACCCAGATCGATACCCTAAGGATGGGCGAGGGCATCTCGCCGGCCGGTGTCACCCTGACCCGTGGCGGCGATAGCCTCTTCGTCAGTGTGAACGGCAGCGATGACAGGGTGGAAGTGCAGAGCTACTTCAACCAGGATGGCGGGGGCAGCTACGTACTCGACAAGATCGCGTTTGCCGATGGCACCAGCTGGGATATCGCCACGGTCAAGCGCATGGTGTTGCTGTCCACCGACGGCAACGATACCTTGGCGGGCTACAGCGGCAACGACACCATCGCCGGCGGTGACGGCAATGACGGCATCAACGGCATGGCCGGCGACGATCAGCTGGATGGCGGCGTGGGTGCCGACACCCTGCAGGGTGGCGAGGGCAACGATGCCGAGCAAGGTGGTGCCGGCGCCGACATGCTTTACGGCGGCATCGGCAACGACTTGCTGCTGGGCAACGAGCACAACGACAATCTGCAAGGCGATGCCGGCAATGACACGCTCGACGGCGGTAGCGGCAATGACAACCTCAACGGTGGCGCGGGCGCCGATACTTATCGCTTTGGTCTGGGCGCCGGGCAGGACACGGTCAACAACCACGACAGCGACGCCTTCGGTACCCAGCCCGACACCATCGAACTCGGTGCCGGCATCACCCCGGCCGGGGTGACCTTGACGCGCAGCGGCGACAACCTGATCCTCAGCCTGAACGGCAGCGACGACCGGCTGGAAGTGCAGAGCTACTTCAACCAGGATGCCGCCGGCCCTTACGCCGTGGACAAAATCAAGTTCGCGGACGGCAGCAGCTGGGATATTGCGACCGTCAAAACGATGGTACTGCAGTCCACCGTCGGCAACGATACGCTGGCTGGCTATATCGGCAACGACGCCATTACCGGCGACGACGGTAACGACAGCATCAATGGCATGGCCGGGAACGATGCGCTCAATGGCAATAGCGGTGCGGATACGCTTCAGGGCGGTGAGGGCGACGACACCGTAAAGGGTTGGAGCGGTGCCGACCAGCTGTACGGCGGTAACGGCAACGACCTGTTGTCGGGCGATGAGCACAACGACAATCTGCAAGGCGATGCCGGCCAAGACACGCTCGATGGCGGTAGCGGCAACGACAACCTCAATGGCGGCGCGGGCGCCGATACTTATCGCTTTGGCTTGGGCGGTGGCCAGGATTCGATCAACAATCACGATAGCGACACCATCGGGACCCTGCTCGACACCATCGAACTGGGCGCCGGCATCACCCCGGCTGGGGTGACGCTGACCCGCAGCGGCGACAGCCTGGTGCTCAGCCTGAACGGTAGCGACGACCGGCTGGAAGTGCAGAGCTATTTCAACCAGGATGCCGCCGGCCCCTACGCCGTGGACAAGATCAAGTTCGCGGACGGCAGCAGCTGGGATATTGCGACCGTCAAAACGCTGGTACTGCAATCCACTGCCGGCAACGATACGCTGACTGCTTATGCCGGCAGCGACACGCTTGCCGGTGGCGACGGCAATGACAGCATCAATGGCATGGCCGGCGATGACCGGCTCGATGGCGGCAGCGGTGCCGATACCCTGCAGGGCGGCGAGGGCAATGATGTCGACCAGGGTGGTACCGGTGCCGACCAACTGTACGGCGGCAACGGCAACGATGTTTTGTCGGGCAACGAGCACAACGACAACCTGCAAGGCGATGCCGGCAATGACACGCTCGACGGCGGCAGCGGCAATGACAACCTCAACGGCGGCGCGGGCGCGGATATCTATCGCTTCGGCCTGGGTTCCGGGCAGGACAGTCTCGGCAATCACGACTCCGATGCGGTGGGTACCCAAGCCGACACGATAGAACTGGGTGCCGGGATCACCCCGGCCGGGGTGACGCTGACCCGCAGCGGCGATAACCTGATCATCAGCCTGAACGGCAGCGACGACCGGCTGGAAGTGCAGAGCTACTTCAACCAGGATGGCAACGCCGTGTACGCGGTGGACAATATCAAGTTCGCCGACGGCGCCAACTGGGATATCGCCACCGTCAAACGCATGGTGCTGCAATCCACCGAGGGCAACGATACGATGATCGGTTACGCCGGCAACGACAGCATCGCCGGTGGCGACGGTAGCGATGCCCTCAATGGCATGGCCGGTGACGACCAGCTCGATGGCGGCGTGGGTGCCGATACCCTGCAGGGTGGCGAGGGCAACGATACCGAGCAAGGCGGTGCCGGAGCAGACCAGGTTTCCGGCGGCGCCGGCAACGACCTGCTGCGGGGCAACGAGCACAACGACAACCTGCAAGGCGATGCCGGCAACGACACGCTCGACGGCGGCAGCGGCAATGACAACCTCAACGGCGGCGCGGGCGCGGATATCTATCGCTTCGGCCTGGGTTCCGGGCAGGACAGTCTCGGCAATCACGACTCCGATGCGGTGGGTACCCAAGCCGACACGATAGAACTGGGCGCCGGGATCACCCCGGCCGGGGTGACGCTGACCCGCAGCGGCGATAACCTGATCATCAGCTTGAACGGCAGCGACGACCGGCTTGAGGTGCAGAGCTACTTCAACCAGGACGGCAACGCCGTGTACGCGGTGGACAATATCAAGTTCGCCGACGGCACCAACTGGGATATCGCCACCGTCAAACGCATGGTGCTGCAATCCACCGAGGGCAACGATACGCTGATCGGTTACGCCGGCAACGACAGCATCGCCGGCGGCGACGGCAACGATACCCTCAATGGCATGGCCGGTGACGACCAGCTCGATGGCGGCGTGGGTGCCGATACCCTGCAGGGTGGCGAGGGCAACGATACCGAGCAAGGCGGTGCCGGCGCCGACCAGGTTTCTGGCGGCAACGGCAACGACCTGCTGCGGGGCAACGAGCACAACGACAATCTGCAAGGCGAAGCCGGCAACGACACGCTCGACGGCGGCAGCGGCAACGATAACCTGACCGGCGGCAATGGTGCCGATACCTACTTGTTCGGCAAGGGCTCCGGCCAGGATAGCCTCAACAACCACGATAGCGACGCGATCGGTACGCAGGCCGACACCGTCCTGCTGGGCAGCGACATCACCCCGGCCGGCGTGACGCTGACCCGTACCGGCGACACCCTGGTCATCAGCCTGAACGGCACCGACGATAAGCTTGAAGTGGCGAACTACTTCAATGCGGATGGTGCGTCCGCCTACCGGGTCGATTTGATCAAGTTCGCCGACGGCACGTCTTGGGATTACGCCACTACCAAGAGCAAGGTCGTCCCTGTTACCCCGGCCGCCAGCATCACGATATCGGGCACGGCCGCCAATGAACTGCTGAATGGTGGTTTGGGCAACGATACCCTGTACGGTCAAGTCGGCAACGACACGCTGGATGGTGGCGCCGGTAATGACCATCTCGATGGCGGCGCCGGCAACGATACCTTCCTGTTCGGTCGCGGCGCAGGCAAGGATGTCGTCAATGCCCATGACAGTACCGTCGGCAAGCTGGATACCGTGGTGCTGGGTGCAGGCATCCTGGCCACCGACATTCTGCTGGTCCGTGAAGGCGATGCGCTGGTCCTCGGCATCAAGGGCACGTCCGACAGCCTGCGGGTCAACAACTACTTCAACCAGGACGCGGCAGGCGGCTACCAGGTCGATCGGATCAAGTTCGCCGACGGCAGCAGCTGGGATGTGGCGGCGGTCAAGGCCAAGGTGCTGGAGGCCAGCAGCGAGAACGACACGCTGTACGGTTATGCCGGTAACGACGCCTTGAATGGTCTGGCCGGTGACGACCAGATTTCCGGCAAGGCCGGCAACGACACGCTCGATGGCGGTAGCGGCGAGGATCGCTTGAACGGCGAAGACGGCGACGACCAGCTGTTGGGTGGTAGCCAGAACGACACCTTGGACGGCGGCAACGGCAACGACCAGTTGCTGGGCCAGATCGGCAACGACACCCTGTACGGCCAAGCCGGCAGCGACACGCTGGACGGTGGCGCCGGTAATGACCAGCTGGACGGCGGTGCCGGCAACGACACCTTCCTGTTTGGACGAGGCGCGGGCAAGGATGTGCTGAATGCCTATGACAGCATTGTCGGCAAGCTGGACACCATCGAACTGGGCAGCGGCATCACGGCTGCGGATATCCAGCTGGTGCGCGAAGGCGATGTGCTGGTCCTGAGCATCAAGGGCACCTCGGACAGCCTGCGGGTCAACAATTACTTCAACCAGGACGCGGCAGGCGGCTACCAGGTCGATCGGATCAAGTTCGCCGACGGCAGCAGCTGGGACGTAGCGGCGGTCAAGGCCAAGGTGCTGTTGGCCAGCAGCGAGAACGACACGCTGTACGGCTATGCCGGCAACGACGCCTTGAACGGTCTGGCCGGCGACGACCAGATTGCCGGCAAGGCCGGCAACGACACGCTCGATGGCGGCAGTGGCGAGGATCGTTTGAACGGCGAAGACGGCGACGACCAGTTGCTGGGCGGTAGCCAGAACGACACGCTGGACGGCGGCAACGGCAACGACCAGTTGCTGGGCCAGGTCGGTAACGACACGCTGTCCGGCCAAGCCGGCAACGACACGCTGGACGGTGGTGCCGGTAATGACCAGCTGGACGGCGGTGCCGGCAACGACACCTTCCTGTTCGGCCGCGGCGCAGGCAAGGATGTCGTCAATGCCCATGACAGTACCGTCGGCAAGCTGGATACCGTGGTGCTGGGTGCAGGCATCCTGGCCACCGACATTCTGCTGGTCCGTGAAGGCGATGCGCTGGTCCTCGGCATCAAGGGCACGTCCGACAGCCTGCGGGTCAACAACTACTTCAACCAGGACGCGGCAGGCGGCTACCAGGTCGATCGGATCAAGTTCGCCGACGGCAGCAGCTGGGATGTGGCGGCGGTCAAGGCCAAGGTGCTGGAGGCCAGCAGCGAGAACGACACGCTGTACGGTTATGCCGGTAACGACGCCTTGAATGGTCTGGCCGGTGACGACCAGATTTCCGGCAAGGCCGGCAACGACACGCTCGATGGCGGTAGCGGCGAGGATCGCTTGAACGGCGAAGACGGCGACGACCAGCTGTTGGGTGGTAGCCAGAACGACACCTTGGACGGCGGCAACGGCAACGACCAGTTGCTGGGCCAGATCGGCAACGACACCCTGTACGGCCAAGCCGGCAGCGACACGCTGGACGGTGGCGCCGGTAATGACCAGCTGGACGGCGGTGCCGGCAACGACACCTTCCTGTTTGGACGAGGCGCGGGCAAGGATGTGCTGAATGCCTATGACAGCATTGTCGGCAAGCTGGACACCATCGAACTGGGCAGCGGCATCACGACTGCGGATATCCAGCTGGTGCGCGAAGGCGATGTGCTGGTCCTGAGCATCAAGGGCACCTCGGACAGCCTGCGGGTCAACAATTACTTCAACCAGGACGCGGCAGGCGGCTACCAGGTCGATCGGATCAAGTTCGCCGACGGCAGCAGTTGGGATGTGGCGGCGGTCAAGGCCAAGGTGCTGTTGGCCAGCAGCGAGAACGACTCGCTGTACGGCTATGCCGGCAACGATGCACTGGCTGGTCTGGCCGGTGACGACCAGATTGCCGGCAAGGCCGGCAATGACACGCTCGATGGCGGCAGTGGCGAGGATCGCTTGAACGGCGAAGACGGCGACGACCAGTTGCTGGGCGGTAGCCAGAACGACACGCTGGACGGCGGCAACGGCAACGACCAGTTGCTGGGCCAGGTCGGTAACGACACGCTGTCCGGCCAAGCCGGCAACGACACGCTGGACGGTGGTGCCGGTAATGACCAGATGGACGGCGGTGCCGGCAACGACACCTTCCTGTTCGGCCGCGGCGCAGGCAAGGATGTCGTCAATGCCCATGACAGTACCGTCGGCAAGCTGGATACCGTGGTGCTGGGTGCAGGCATCCTGGCCACCGACATTCTGCTGGTCCGTGAAGGCGATGCGCTGGTCCTCGGCATCAAGGGCACGTCCGACAGCCTGCGGGTCAACAACTACTTCAACCAGGACGCGGCAGGCGGCTACCAGGTGGATCGAATCAAGTTCGCCGACGGCAGCAGCTGGGATGTGGCGGCGGTCAAGGCCAAGGTGCTGGAGGCCAGCAGCGAGAACGACACGCTGTACGGTTATGCCGGTAACGACGCCTTGAATGGTCTGGCCGGTGACGACCAGATTTCCGGCAAGGCCGGCAATGACACGCTCGATGGCGGCAGTGGCGAGGACAGGCTGAACGGCGAGGACGGCGATGACCGGCTTCTGGGCGGTAGCCAGAACGACACGCTGGACGGCGGTAATGGCCACGACCAGTTGCTGGGCCAGATCGGCAACGACACCCTGTCCGGCCAAGCCGGCAACGACACGCTGGATGGTGGCGCCGGTAATGACCAGCTGGACGGCGGTGCCGGCAACGACACCTTCCTGTTTGGACGAGGTGCGGGCAAGGATGTGGTCAATGCCTACGACAATACCGCCGGCAAGCTGGATACCATCGAACTGGGCAGCGGCATCGCGGCTGCGGATATCCAGCTGGTGCGCGAAGGCGATGTGCTGGTCCTGAGTATCAAGGGCACGTCCGACAGCCTGCGGGTCAACAGTTACTTCAACCAGGATGCCGCGGGCGGCTACCAGGTCGATCGGATCAAGTTCGCCGACGGCAGCAGCTGGGATGTGGCGGCGGTCAAGGCCAAGGTGCTGTTGGCCAGCAGCGAGAACGATACGCTGTACGGCTATGCCGGCAACGACGCCTTGAACGGTCTGGCCGGCGACGACCAGATCTCCGGCAAGGCTGGCAATGACACGCTCGATGGCGGTAGCGGCGAGGATCGCTTGAACGGCGAAGACGGCGACGACCAGTTGCTGGGCGGCAGCCAGAACGACACGCTGGACGGCGGTAATGGCCACGACTTGCTGCAAGGCCAGATCGGCAACGACACGCTGTCCGGTCAAGCCGGCAACGACACGCTGGATGGTGGCGCGGGTAACGACCAGCTGGATGGCGGTGCCGGCAACGACACTTACCTATTCGGCAAGGGTGCCAACGCCGATGCGCTCACCAACTACGACTCGACCGGTCTGGACAACGACAAGGTGGTGATCGGGGCGGGCGTCCGGGCCGACCAGGTCTGGCTGCAGCGCGTGGGTAACGATCTGCAGCTGATGCTGATCGAGACCAACGACAAGCTCAATCTGCGTAACTGGTATAGCGGATCGGCCTACCACGTCGATAGCATCGAACTGGCGAGCGGCCAGCGTCTGCTGGAAAGTCAGGTGGATGCCATGGTCTCGGCGATGGCGGCATTCGCGCCGCCTGCGCCGGGCGAAAGCGCCTTGCTGCCGGAGTACCAAGCGGTCTTGAACCCGCTGATTGCCGTCAACTGGAAGTAA
- the surE gene encoding 5'/3'-nucleotidase SurE — protein MKFLLSNDDGYFAPGLAALAAALEPLGEVSVVAPERDRSGSSNSLTLDRPLSLKRAPSGFHYVNGTPTDCVHLAVTGLLEAARPDVVVSGINHGANMGDDTIYSGTVAAATEAYLLGIPAVAISLAKHNAAHFDTAARVAVELVARMQRDPVRGAVLLNVNVPDIPYEELRGWRVTRLGRRHKAEPVIKSNNPRGDTIYWVGPVGTAQDAAEDTDFWAVANGYVSITPLQIDLTAYKQLEFFSAWLK, from the coding sequence ATGAAGTTCCTCTTGAGCAATGACGACGGCTATTTTGCGCCGGGACTGGCCGCGCTTGCCGCGGCGCTCGAACCCCTGGGTGAAGTCAGCGTGGTGGCTCCCGAGCGCGACCGTAGCGGTTCATCCAATTCGCTGACCCTGGATCGCCCCCTCAGCCTGAAGCGCGCGCCGTCGGGTTTCCATTATGTGAATGGTACGCCGACCGATTGCGTCCATCTGGCCGTCACCGGCTTGCTGGAGGCGGCTCGGCCGGACGTGGTGGTATCGGGTATCAACCACGGCGCCAATATGGGCGACGACACCATCTACTCCGGTACCGTGGCGGCCGCGACCGAGGCCTATCTGCTCGGCATTCCCGCTGTCGCCATTTCGCTGGCGAAGCACAATGCCGCCCATTTCGACACCGCGGCGCGGGTCGCTGTCGAGCTGGTCGCGCGCATGCAGCGCGATCCGGTGCGGGGTGCGGTATTGCTGAACGTCAATGTGCCCGATATTCCGTACGAGGAATTGCGCGGGTGGCGGGTCACCCGCCTGGGGCGCCGGCACAAGGCGGAACCGGTGATCAAATCGAACAATCCGCGCGGCGACACCATCTACTGGGTCGGCCCGGTGGGGACGGCCCAGGATGCGGCGGAAGACACCGATTTCTGGGCAGTCGCCAACGGCTATGTCTCCATCACGCCACTGCAGATCGATCTGACCGCGTACAAGCAGCTTGAATTCTTTTCCGCGTGGCTGAAATGA
- a CDS encoding protein-L-isoaspartate(D-aspartate) O-methyltransferase — MKHDFSGIGMTSARTRGRLVERLRQQGIRSEAVLAVMGNTPRHIFVDEALSHRAYDDVSLPIGLGQTISQPYIVARMVELAVGAARRDKVLEIGTGCGYQTVVLAQLFKTVYSVERLAQLLDKARTRLRELRISNTRLRHGDGFVGIAEAAPFDAIIMAAAPTYVPEALLAQLAIGGRMIFPIGNVDQELRIIERTEEAYIETKLEKVRFVPMLPGLA, encoded by the coding sequence ATGAAACACGATTTTTCCGGCATAGGCATGACCTCGGCCCGCACCCGCGGGCGCCTGGTCGAACGGCTGCGGCAGCAAGGAATACGCAGCGAGGCCGTGCTGGCGGTGATGGGCAATACGCCGCGCCATATCTTTGTCGACGAGGCGCTGTCGCATCGTGCTTATGACGATGTGTCGCTACCCATCGGCTTGGGCCAGACCATTTCCCAGCCTTATATCGTGGCCCGCATGGTCGAATTGGCGGTGGGAGCGGCCCGCCGCGATAAGGTCCTGGAGATCGGTACGGGCTGCGGCTACCAAACGGTGGTTTTGGCGCAACTGTTCAAGACGGTTTATTCGGTGGAACGTCTGGCCCAGCTACTCGACAAAGCACGTACAAGATTGCGCGAGTTGCGCATAAGTAACACCCGTCTACGCCATGGCGACGGCTTCGTCGGCATCGCCGAAGCGGCCCCCTTCGACGCCATCATCATGGCTGCCGCCCCCACCTACGTACCCGAAGCCCTATTGGCCCAGCTGGCCATAGGCGGGCGGATGATTTTCCCTATCGGGAATGTCGATCAGGAATTACGAATAATTGAGCGCACCGAGGAAGCCTACATCGAGACAAAGCTGGAAAAAGTCCGCTTTGTGCCCATGCTTCCGGGCCTTGCTTAG
- a CDS encoding peptidoglycan DD-metalloendopeptidase family protein → MSSAPDARGKTYTVKAGDTLYSIALENGLDYKEVASWNQLADVNLIKIEQVLRLTDPNEAATPDGARERDTPDGVVIKPLKPEGTGSLPTPLPAPLPPPPKVDAPVAIASVAYPKALKLSYGADAATVARQAEGPLQSPAAVKPADIKPLDKPKPEADSKHEAKVDPKPADNKVLNPATGEEEINWAWPTVGKLVSGFSDASKGLDIGGKQGQPVVAAGSGKIVYAGSGLRGYGKLVIIKHNKTYLSAYAHNSQLLVKEGDNVKKGDKIAEMGNTDAEQVKLHFEIRRFGKPVDPSKYLTAG, encoded by the coding sequence ATGTCGAGCGCGCCCGATGCGCGCGGCAAGACCTATACCGTCAAAGCAGGCGACACGCTGTATAGCATCGCCCTGGAAAATGGCCTCGATTACAAGGAAGTGGCCAGCTGGAACCAGCTGGCCGACGTCAACCTGATCAAGATCGAACAGGTGTTGCGCCTGACCGATCCCAACGAAGCGGCCACGCCGGACGGCGCCCGCGAGCGTGATACCCCCGATGGCGTGGTGATCAAACCGCTGAAGCCGGAAGGCACGGGTTCGCTACCGACCCCGCTTCCCGCCCCGCTCCCTCCTCCGCCCAAGGTCGATGCGCCGGTCGCCATCGCCTCGGTTGCTTACCCCAAGGCACTCAAACTCTCCTATGGCGCCGATGCCGCGACGGTTGCCCGTCAGGCAGAAGGGCCATTGCAGTCTCCCGCCGCTGTGAAGCCGGCCGACATCAAACCGTTGGATAAACCCAAGCCGGAAGCCGATTCCAAGCATGAGGCTAAGGTTGATCCCAAGCCTGCCGATAACAAGGTCCTCAACCCCGCCACGGGAGAGGAAGAAATCAACTGGGCCTGGCCCACGGTAGGCAAGCTGGTCAGTGGTTTTTCCGACGCCAGCAAGGGTCTGGATATTGGTGGCAAGCAAGGCCAGCCGGTTGTCGCGGCTGGTTCGGGCAAGATCGTCTACGCCGGTTCCGGCCTGCGCGGCTACGGCAAGCTTGTCATCATCAAGCACAACAAGACCTATCTGTCGGCATATGCGCACAACAGTCAGTTGTTGGTGAAAGAGGGGGATAACGTGAAAAAGGGAGACAAGATTGCCGAAATGGGGAACACCGACGCAGAGCAGGTCAAGCTGCACTTCGAAATCCGGCGCTTTGGCAAGCCGGTTGATCCATCCAAATACCTAACGGCGGGGTAG